The proteins below come from a single Erinaceus europaeus chromosome 20, mEriEur2.1, whole genome shotgun sequence genomic window:
- the LOC132534976 gene encoding trehalase-like — protein MLECAGLRAMAKGSTQPWFMPDMQTSGQMPETTLIDWFHLEVLASLESKISWTFERRRQSIIYFLLGKNPNSLSSIRTSKLVPVDLNAFLCQAEGLMSDFSRLGIHIPPGNEAQAAKYRALRAQRMAAMQAILWDEKKGAWFDYDLEKKEKNPEFYPTNLTPLWASCFSDETVADKALKYLEDSQILTYKFGIPSSLRNTGQQWDFPNAWAPLQDLVIRGRKSQTPGCEGSVSLALE, from the exons ATGCTCGAGTGTGCAGGCCTGCGG GCTATGGCCAAGGGATCCACCCAGCCTTGGTTTATGCCTGATATGCAGACTAGTGGCCAAATGCCAGAAACCACTCTTATTGACTGGTTTCATCTGGAAGT TCTGGCCAGCCTAGAGAGCAAGATTTCCTGGACCTTTGAGAGGCGCAGGCAGAGCATCATTTACTTCCTGCTGG gcaaaaacccCAACTCACTTAGCAGCATCCGAACAAGCAAACTGGTGCCTGTGGACCTCAATGCCTTCCTCTGCCAGGCCGAGGGACTGATGAGTGACTTCTCCAGGCTAG GAATCCACATTCCCCCAGGGAATGAAGCCCAAGCTGCTAAGTACAGAGCCTTGCGGGCACAGCGCATGGCTGCCATGCAGGCTATCCTGTGGGATGAGAAGAAAGGCGCCTGGTTCGACTATGAccttgaaaagaaagagaagaacccAGAGTTTTATCCAACCAACCTCACTCCTCTCTGGGCCAGCTGCTTCTCAGATGAGACTGTGGCAGACAAGGCTCTGAAGTACCTGGAG GACAGCCAGATCCTGACCTACAAGTTTggcatcccatcctctctccgtaACACAGGCCAGCAGTGGGACTTCCCCAATGCCTGGGCCCCCCTGCAGGACCTGGTCATCAGAGGTAGGAAGAGTCAAACTCCTGGGTGTGAAGGGTCAGTCTCCCTGGCTCTGGAGTGA